The following coding sequences lie in one Onychomys torridus chromosome X, mOncTor1.1, whole genome shotgun sequence genomic window:
- the LOC118573644 gene encoding rhox homeobox family member 1-like yields the protein MESKYFYFDLDYYGVGFYEEEIKTESQQRATSAASRRCFRRGVGALHELGGKDHTKPKYDHYYNHEMNKMRGSLNEPGWRSMEGPGKAAGGVSHCSSKKHTKHHKFTYGQVCELDRVFRETQYPDALRRKALAELIHVDEHKVKAWFKNQRAKYRKRQTELLLSSDTSDTLNNFSHKMDEDSDSASDPEEPKGFLLCQQHLGQSCW from the exons ATGGAGAGCAAGTACTTCTACTTCGACCTCGACTATTATGGGGTAGGCTTCtatgaggaagaaataaagaccgAATCTCAGCAGAGGGCAACTTCAGCAGCATCCCGCAGATGCTTCAGAAGAGGTGTAGGAGCCCTGCATGAGCTGGGCGGTAAAGACCACACGAAACCTAAATATGACCACTACTATAACCATGAAATGAACAAAATGCGAGGCAGCCTCAATGAGCCTGGATGGAGAAGTATGGAGGGGCCTGGGAAAGCAGCTGGAGGAGTTTCTCATTGCTCCAGCAAGAAGCATACAAAGCACCACAAGTTCACCTATGGGCAAGTTTGTGAACTGGACAGGGTTTTCCGAGAAACCCAGTATCCTGATGCACTCCGAAG AAAAGCACTAGCTGAGCTCATTCATGTGGACGAACACAAGGTGAAG GCTTGGTTTAAAAATCAGAGGGCTAAATACAGGAAAAGGCAGACAGaattactactcagcagtgacACATCTGATACCCTGAACAACTTTTCCCATAAGATGGATGAAGATTCTGACAGCGCCTCTGATCCTGAGGAACCAAAAGGGTTCCTCTTGTGCCAGCAACATCTTGGCCAATCCTGCTGGTGA